One Sus scrofa isolate TJ Tabasco breed Duroc chromosome 1, Sscrofa11.1, whole genome shotgun sequence DNA segment encodes these proteins:
- the PARP16 gene encoding mono [ADP-ribose] polymerase PARP16 isoform X3 — protein sequence MRHQKSPTPPRPPSSDELSDASKLPNLKELLQSSGDEDKWAWDLVSWILSSKVLTIHSAGKSEFEKIQKLTGAPHTPVPVPDFLFEIEYSDPANAKFYETKGERDLIYAFHGSRLENFHSIIHNGLHCHLNKTSLFGEGTYLTSDLSLALIYSPHGHGWQRSLLGPILSCVAVCEVIDHPDVKCQTKKKDSKEIDRRRARIKHSEGGDIPPKYFVVTNNQLLRVKYLLVYSQKQPKRASSQLSWVSSHWFTVMISLYLLLLLIVSVINSSAFQHFWNRAKR from the exons CTTTCAGATGCCAGCAAGTTACCCAACCTGAAAGAACTTCTCCAGTCCTCAGGAGATGAGGACAAATGGGCCTGGGACCTGGTGAGCTGGATATTATCCTCAAAGGTCCTGACAATCCACAGTGCAGGAAAGTCAGAG TTTGAAAAGATCCAAAAGCTGACTGGTGCCCCTCACACGCCTGTCCCCGTGCCGGACTTCCTGTTTGAAATCGAGTACTCCGACCCAGCCAACGCCAAATTTTATGAGACCAAAGGAGAACGAGACCTAATCTACGCCTTCCACGGGAGCCGCCTAGAAAACTTCCATTCCATCATCCACAATGGCCTGCACTGCCACCTGAACAAG ACATCCTTGTTTGGGGAAGGGACCTACCTCACCAGTGACTTGAGCCTGGCCCTCATTTATAGCCCCCATGGCCATGGGTGGCAGCGCAGCCTCCTCGGCCCCATCCTTAGCTGTGTGGCTGTGTGCGAGGTCATTGACCATCCAGATGTCAAGTGCCAAACGAAGAAGAAGG ATTCCAAGGAGATAGATCGCAGGAGAGCAAGAATCAAGCACAGTGAAGGGGGTGACATCCCTCCAAAGTACTTTGTGGTCACCAATAATCAGCTCCTGCGGGTGAAGTACCTGCTGGTGTActcgcagaagcagcccaagag GGCCTCAAGCCAGCTCTCCTGGGTTTCCAGCCATTGGTTTACGGTCATGATATCCCTgtatctgctgctgctgctcataGTGAGTGTCATCAACTCCTCAGCTTTCCAACACTTTTGGAATCGCGCGAAGAGATAA